The following DNA comes from Croceicoccus sp. YJ47.
GCGACAGCTCGCTGACCGATCTGCTGGAGGCGAACGACGTCGAATATTCCGCCGTACCGCGCGAGGAAGGCAGCCTGCTGGCCGCGATCCTGATCAATCTCCTGCCCTTCCTGCTCATCCTCGGCATTGCGTTTTTCGCCCTGCGCCAGGTGCAGAAGGGCGGCGGCGCTGGCGGGGCAATGGGTTTTGGCAAGTCCAAGGCCAAGATGCTGACCGAAAAATCGGGCAAGGTGACCTTTGCCGATGTCGCGGGCATCGACGAAGCGCGCGAGGAGCTGGAAGAGATCGTCGAATTCCTCAAGGATCCGTCGCGCTTTTCCAAGCTGGGCGGCCAGATTCCCAAGGGCGCCCTGCTCGTCGGCAGCCCCGGCACCGGCAAGACGCTGCTGGCCCGCGCGATCGCGGGTGAGGCGGGCGTGCCGTTCTTCACCATTTCGGGTTCCGATTTCGTCGAGATGTTCGTCGGCGTCGGCGCGTCCCGCGTGCGCGACATGTTCGAACAGGCGAAGAAGAACGCCCCCTGTATCCTGTTCATCGACGAAATCGACGCGGTCGGCCGTTCGCGCGGCAATGGCCTCGGCAATTCGAATGACGAGCGGGAGCAGACGCTGAACCAGCTGCTCGTCGAGATGGACGGGTTCGAGGCGAACGAAGGCATCATCATCATCGCCGCGACCAACCGACCCGACGTGCTCGACCCCGCATTGCTGCGCCCCGGCCGTTTCGACCGGCAGGTGGTCGTGCCCGTCCCCGATATCGAGGGGCGCGAGAAGATCCTCGATGTGCATATGAAGAAAGTGCCGCTGGCGCCCGACGTCAATGGCCGCACCATCGCGCGCGGCACGCCCGGATTTTCGGGGGCCGACCTCGCCAATCTGGTGAACGAGGCCGCCTTGCTCGCCGCGCGGCGGAACAAGCGCCTCGTCGCGATGCAGGAATTCGAGGACGCCAAGGACAAGGTCATGATGGGGGCGGAGCGCCGCTCCATGGTCATGACCGAGGACGAGAAGAAGATGACCGCCTATCACGAGGCGGGCCACGCGCTGGTGTCGATCAACGAGCCGGCGTCCGACCCGATCCACAAGGCGACGATCATCCCGCGCGGTCGCGCGCTCGGCATGGTGATGCGCCTGCCCGAACGCGACAGCTATTCCTACCACCGGGACAAGATGCACGCGAACCTCGCCGTCGCGATGGGCGGGCGCGTGGCCGAGGAAATCATCTTCGGCTATGACAAGGTGTCGTCGGGCGCGTCGTCGGACATTCAATATGCCACCGACCTTGCCCGCAACATGGTCACCAAATGGGGCATGTCGGACAAGCTCGGCCCGCTTCAGTACGAGCAGAGCCAGGAAGGCTATCTCGGCATGGGGCAGACGAGCCGCACCATGGCATCGGACGAGACGAACAAGCTGATCGACAGCGAGATTCGCGAGCTCGTCGAAAAGGCGCACAAGGCGGCGGACGAATGCCTGCGCACGCAGGAGGACAAGCTGCACCTCCTCGCACAGGCGATGCTCGAATACGAAACGCTCACCGGTGACGAGATCACGAAACTGCTGGCCGATGGAAAGATCGACCGGCCCGACACGCCCACCGGCCCGAAACGGCCCGTGTCCGTCGGCGGCGTCGGCGTTCCGAAGGCCGGCCGCAGGCTGGACGGCGGGGCGGCACCGCAGGGCGCCTGATCCCGTCGGCAAAGACTGAAAGACGAACGCCCCGGCCGCCCTGCGCGCCGGGGCGTTTTCTTTTCAAGGGGCACCGCGTGTGCGGAACAAAGAGCGAACCACGCCGTTGGATCCGGTAAAGGAGACCATGGCCATGACAGCCCCCAATCCCACCGAACACCCCAAGTCCGACCCCGTGTCCAATGCCGAGAAAGACCCCGAAAACTGGGTCACCGGCGATGAGGCGATGACCGGCGCGCAGGCCAGCTATCTCAAGACATTGAGCGAAGAGGCCGGCAAGCCCGAAGCCTACGACACCTCGCTCAGCAAGGCCGAGGCGTCGAAACGCATCGACGAATTGCAGGGGACCACCGGACGCGGCGCATGAAAAAGGCCCGCCCGTCGCAATGACGGGCGGGCCTCTTCAAATTCAGGATGACCAGGCGATCAGCCGTCGTAATCGGACCCGATCGAGGTGTTGCGCGTCGGTGCCGCCGCGGTCAGGCGAAGCGCCTCCGCCGAACGGGACAGCGAACCGATCTCGTCGATCTCGTCGTCTTCCTCGACCGCGACCTTCTGCAACCCGGTGATCACCGTTTCCTTCAGGTGCTTCGGCTTCACCGTCTGCTCCGCGATTTCGCGAAGGGCGACGACCGGGTTCTTGTCCCGGTCGCGGTCGACGGTGAGTTCCGCACCGCTCGAGATCTCGCGCGCACGCTGAGCGGCCAGCAGGACCAGGTCGAAACGGTTGGGGATCTTGTCGACGCAATCTTCGACGGTAACGCGCGCCATGGGGCACTCCGTAATCAGGGTGTCGGGAAAGCGCGGTGCTTACCTAT
Coding sequences within:
- the ftsH gene encoding ATP-dependent zinc metalloprotease FtsH; translation: MNNQDQPGNGDNGGGGNPWVKSLMIWGGIFLALLLIVSMFGPGNETPGTQIRYSDFRDRVAAGDVREVQIGTDRITGMLENDQAFSTVPVASDSSLTDLLEANDVEYSAVPREEGSLLAAILINLLPFLLILGIAFFALRQVQKGGGAGGAMGFGKSKAKMLTEKSGKVTFADVAGIDEAREELEEIVEFLKDPSRFSKLGGQIPKGALLVGSPGTGKTLLARAIAGEAGVPFFTISGSDFVEMFVGVGASRVRDMFEQAKKNAPCILFIDEIDAVGRSRGNGLGNSNDEREQTLNQLLVEMDGFEANEGIIIIAATNRPDVLDPALLRPGRFDRQVVVPVPDIEGREKILDVHMKKVPLAPDVNGRTIARGTPGFSGADLANLVNEAALLAARRNKRLVAMQEFEDAKDKVMMGAERRSMVMTEDEKKMTAYHEAGHALVSINEPASDPIHKATIIPRGRALGMVMRLPERDSYSYHRDKMHANLAVAMGGRVAEEIIFGYDKVSSGASSDIQYATDLARNMVTKWGMSDKLGPLQYEQSQEGYLGMGQTSRTMASDETNKLIDSEIRELVEKAHKAADECLRTQEDKLHLLAQAMLEYETLTGDEITKLLADGKIDRPDTPTGPKRPVSVGGVGVPKAGRRLDGGAAPQGA
- a CDS encoding DUF3072 domain-containing protein translates to MTAPNPTEHPKSDPVSNAEKDPENWVTGDEAMTGAQASYLKTLSEEAGKPEAYDTSLSKAEASKRIDELQGTTGRGA
- the rpoZ gene encoding DNA-directed RNA polymerase subunit omega yields the protein MARVTVEDCVDKIPNRFDLVLLAAQRAREISSGAELTVDRDRDKNPVVALREIAEQTVKPKHLKETVITGLQKVAVEEDDEIDEIGSLSRSAEALRLTAAAPTRNTSIGSDYDG